A genomic segment from Geitlerinema sp. PCC 7407 encodes:
- a CDS encoding ABC-F family ATP-binding cassette domain-containing protein: MQPDLLLRAEQLAYELPTRSLFSQVQLTLRSLDRVALVGPNGVGKSTLLKVLAGQKAASQGRVERYGSVWYVPQVDTLALPDPVPSVLEFVAGQREDWWVVQQTLEETLSTGLDWALPLDCLSGGERLKLHLAIALAAQPDGLLLDEPTNHLDLATLEVLRRAIAQFPGAVLLVSHDPLFLDQTVSQVWELQPTGLQRYSGTYSDYRAQKATEHQAALRTHETARKELQRATASALREQQRAAQASRQGQQQFLKGSMDRCMRGGFANWASGSSGRASQRHAAAVTEAQQQVASTKVFVPKATSVQLQAVSPKRRQLLQLEGGRIQVGDRLLLRDLQLQCQTGDRLMLSGANGSGKTTLLQALRSRFAGEPTPELQAERLTVSPAASVVYLDQHYGFVDRQKTLLENLQGVNPSLSYQQVRQQLGHFLFWGDRVHQRGGDLSGGELARLAIAMISVAAIDLLILDEPTNNLDAETVDQIVESLNHFGGALWVISHNLDFLSRLCLTQVLHIQDQRVHALGPASQDAAALYQQLHIRY; the protein is encoded by the coding sequence ATGCAGCCTGATTTACTTCTGAGAGCCGAGCAGCTTGCCTACGAGCTGCCGACGCGATCGCTCTTTTCTCAGGTGCAGCTGACCCTGCGATCCCTCGATCGGGTGGCACTGGTCGGCCCCAATGGCGTCGGCAAGTCAACCCTGCTCAAAGTGCTGGCAGGACAAAAGGCCGCAAGCCAGGGCCGGGTTGAGCGGTACGGCTCGGTCTGGTATGTGCCCCAGGTGGACACGCTGGCGCTCCCTGACCCGGTACCCAGTGTGCTGGAGTTTGTGGCGGGCCAGCGCGAGGACTGGTGGGTGGTCCAGCAGACCCTCGAAGAGACGCTGTCCACCGGGTTAGACTGGGCGCTGCCCCTCGATTGCCTCAGTGGCGGCGAGCGCCTGAAGCTGCATCTGGCGATCGCCCTAGCGGCGCAGCCCGATGGACTGCTGCTGGACGAGCCCACCAATCATCTGGATCTGGCGACCCTCGAGGTTTTGCGAAGGGCGATCGCCCAGTTTCCGGGGGCCGTACTGCTGGTCTCGCACGATCCGCTGTTTCTAGACCAGACCGTGTCCCAGGTGTGGGAGCTACAGCCGACAGGCCTACAGCGCTACAGCGGCACCTATTCTGACTACCGAGCCCAAAAGGCCACGGAGCACCAGGCCGCTCTCCGCACCCACGAGACCGCCCGCAAGGAGCTACAGCGGGCAACGGCATCGGCGCTCAGAGAGCAGCAGCGCGCAGCTCAGGCCTCGCGCCAGGGACAGCAACAGTTTCTCAAGGGCAGCATGGATCGCTGTATGCGCGGGGGCTTTGCCAATTGGGCATCGGGCAGCTCGGGGCGGGCGTCTCAGCGCCATGCCGCGGCGGTGACGGAGGCCCAGCAGCAGGTGGCCAGCACCAAGGTCTTTGTACCCAAGGCAACCTCGGTGCAGCTCCAGGCCGTGAGCCCGAAACGTCGGCAGCTCCTGCAGCTCGAAGGGGGACGGATCCAGGTGGGCGATCGCCTCTTGCTGCGAGATCTGCAGCTCCAGTGCCAGACGGGCGATCGCCTGATGCTGTCGGGGGCCAACGGCAGCGGCAAAACCACGCTGCTCCAGGCCCTGCGATCGCGCTTTGCGGGGGAGCCTACTCCCGAGCTCCAGGCCGAGAGGCTCACGGTGTCCCCGGCAGCGTCGGTAGTCTATCTCGATCAGCACTACGGCTTCGTCGATCGCCAAAAAACCCTGCTGGAAAATCTTCAGGGGGTCAACCCGTCTCTGTCCTATCAGCAGGTGCGCCAGCAGCTTGGGCACTTCTTGTTTTGGGGCGATCGCGTGCATCAGCGCGGCGGGGACCTCAGCGGCGGCGAGCTAGCCCGGCTGGCGATCGCCATGATTAGCGTGGCGGCCATCGACCTGCTGATTTTGGATGAGCCAACCAACAATCTCGATGCGGAAACGGTGGATCAGATCGTAGAGTCTTTGAATCACTTCGGTGGTGCTCTCTGGGTGATTTCCCACAATCTCGACTTTCTCAGCCGGCTCTGCCTCACCCAGGTTCTGCACATCCAAGACCAGCGGGTGCACGCCCTAGGCCCTGCTTCCCAGGACGCTGCCGCGCTCTATCAGCAGCTCCACATCCGCTACTGA
- a CDS encoding RNA-guided endonuclease TnpB family protein, protein MRTAYQYRLRPTSRQVALMSEWLELLRRQYNYRLGERFSWYEQNRCDINACPLICHLPELRENPDFYSQKRDLVNSKALFPEYQQIHSQVLQDCIGRVKKTFDRWLKGDCNGKRSGRPRFKGAGRYRSFTFPQAKQDCIQGKQINLPKIGWVKLIQHRPLPEGFRIKTATVSYKVDGWYVTLSLEDSSVPVLTPDAPSLENTTGIDLGLKSFLVDDTGQEEPIPQHYRKAEKRLKRLQRSLSRKKKGSKRRKKAIKRVAKAHLKVSNQRKDFHYKVANKLLSKGNHVAHEKLNIRGIARSKLAKSTHDAGWGQFLQILAIKAERAGLLTIEVNPSGTSQNCSGCGVKVPKILQDRIHTCPECGLTMDRDHNAAINIKSLAVGHSVNKAQDTPDGLPGVTEKPAPYTSVSV, encoded by the coding sequence GTGAGAACTGCTTACCAGTACCGACTGCGTCCAACCTCCCGTCAAGTCGCCTTGATGAGCGAATGGCTGGAACTCTTGCGCAGACAGTACAACTACCGTCTTGGTGAGCGGTTCTCTTGGTATGAGCAAAACCGCTGTGACATCAACGCCTGCCCGCTGATCTGTCATCTGCCAGAACTGCGAGAAAATCCTGACTTCTACTCCCAGAAACGAGACCTGGTCAACTCCAAGGCACTGTTCCCGGAGTACCAGCAGATTCACTCTCAAGTTCTGCAAGACTGCATTGGCCGGGTCAAAAAGACCTTTGACCGCTGGCTCAAAGGAGACTGCAACGGCAAGCGAAGCGGTAGACCTCGCTTTAAAGGGGCAGGCCGCTATCGCTCCTTCACCTTCCCGCAAGCAAAGCAAGACTGCATCCAGGGCAAACAGATCAATCTCCCCAAGATTGGTTGGGTAAAACTGATTCAGCACCGTCCCTTACCAGAAGGCTTCAGGATCAAGACTGCCACCGTCAGCTACAAAGTCGATGGCTGGTATGTGACTCTGAGCTTGGAGGATTCATCAGTCCCTGTTCTCACACCTGATGCTCCAAGCCTTGAAAATACGACTGGGATTGATCTGGGCTTGAAGTCGTTCTTGGTAGATGACACAGGGCAAGAAGAACCCATCCCCCAGCACTACCGCAAAGCTGAAAAGCGCCTAAAACGGTTGCAGCGCAGTCTTTCACGCAAGAAAAAAGGCTCCAAGCGTCGGAAAAAGGCGATTAAACGAGTGGCCAAAGCACACCTGAAAGTCTCGAACCAGCGAAAAGACTTTCACTACAAGGTTGCAAACAAGCTTTTATCCAAAGGAAATCATGTTGCTCATGAAAAGCTGAATATTCGAGGCATTGCCAGGAGCAAACTGGCAAAGTCAACTCACGATGCTGGTTGGGGTCAATTCCTGCAAATTCTGGCAATCAAGGCTGAAAGAGCCGGGTTGCTAACGATTGAAGTGAATCCCAGCGGTACGTCTCAGAACTGCTCTGGTTGCGGGGTCAAGGTGCCTAAAATACTTCAGGACAGGATTCATACCTGTCCTGAGTGCGGGCTGACGATGGACCGTGACCACAATGCAGCGATCAACATCAAGTCTTTGGCGGTAGGGCATTCCGTCAATAAAGCTCAGGATACGCCCGATGGGTTACCAGGGGTCACTGAGAAGCCTGCACCGTATACGTCAGTATCGGTGTAG
- a CDS encoding NADAR family protein has translation MTIYFYLEREQPYGCFSNFAPYGFVLDHRYWLTSEHYFQAQKFVGTPYFEQVRQAPTPKDAANLGRDRSLPLRPDWDNVKDAVMWRAVLCKFQTHAKIREILLATNSALLVENAPHDYYWGCGADGSGQNRLGQILVAVREHLRHGSTSEARSSADPLPTPRYTRGLGHLAQ, from the coding sequence ATGACGATCTACTTCTACCTCGAACGGGAGCAGCCCTACGGCTGTTTCTCCAATTTCGCGCCCTACGGCTTTGTGCTCGACCACCGCTACTGGCTGACCAGCGAGCACTATTTTCAGGCCCAAAAATTTGTCGGGACGCCCTACTTTGAGCAGGTGCGCCAAGCGCCCACCCCCAAAGATGCTGCCAATCTGGGGCGCGATCGCTCCTTGCCCCTGCGTCCCGACTGGGACAACGTCAAGGACGCCGTGATGTGGCGAGCGGTCCTGTGCAAATTTCAGACCCACGCCAAAATTCGCGAAATCCTGCTCGCGACCAACAGCGCTCTCCTCGTGGAAAACGCGCCCCACGACTATTACTGGGGCTGCGGCGCCGACGGCAGCGGCCAAAATCGCCTGGGCCAAATCCTGGTGGCGGTGCGGGAGCATTTGCGCCACGGGAGCACCTCCGAGGCGCGCTCTAGTGCAGATCCGCTTCCCACACCCCGATATACACGCGGTCTTGGGCATCTCGCTCAATGA